The genomic region CTTCCAATAAAGATTCGAATCCGGGAAAGGAAGTTTCGATCCAAGAAGTTTCATCCGGACGAATTTCCAAACCACTTACCGCTTTTAGGATCATAAAACTCATCGCGATCCTATGATCCATTTTAGTGAAAATATCCACAGAGTTTCCGGAAAGCCAGGAAGAAAGTTCGGAAGAATTTACACTGGAATTAATTTCAGGAATTTCGTACCCATCCGGATACTCATGCACAGTAATTCCAAGATTTCGCAAATTTTCTACCATGGCGGAAATTCGATCCGATTCTTTTGCTCGTAATTCTTCTGCATGACGAATGATAAATCCACCTTTTGCAAAAAGACCTGCGATCGTCAGAATTGGGATCTCATCGATCAAAGAAGGGATCCATTCTTCTTTAATTTCAGCATAACATAAATTAGAAGAAACCGCTTCCAGATCTCCTACAGGTTCCCCGCATTCTATTCGTTTATTGTGAACAAGAATTTTTGCACCCATTGCTTCGAGCGCATGAAGGATACCTATGCGAGAAGGATTTAATCCCACATTTTTCACAAGAACAGAACCTTCTTTTAATAAGACTCCAAGTACCAAGAAGAATGCAGCGGAAGAAATATCCCCAGGCACCTTGAATTCTTTTGCTTCGAATATATAAGGAGGTTCCATTTTAAAATGAGTGGGAGAAATGAAGTTCAGTTTATTTCCCAAAAACCGGAACATATTTTCGGTATGGTCTCTGGAAAGAATCTCTTCTTCGTATTCCAAAGAAGTTTCGGAAGCCATTGCTGCCAACATCAGACAGGATTTCACCTGAGCGGAAGCGATCGGACTTTTATAACGGAAGTCGGAAAGTTTTTTTCCAAGGATCTCAAGAGGAGCCTTATCCTCTTTTCCGGAGATGGAAGCTCCCATAGAATTTAAAGGTTTTATAATACGGGACATCGGCCTTTTTTGGAGAGAATGATCCCCGGTTAATATTGCCTTAATTCCTTGGAGTCCGCAGAGTAATCCTGCAGATAATCTGATACCGGTTCCTGCATTCCCGAAATCCAAAACTTCCTTTGGAGATTGAAGAGCGTTTTTGCCTGGGCTCGTAAAAACATATTCTCCTTTTGAGATCTTCTCCACTTTTAAACCAAGCTGAGTGAAAGCTTTCATCGTATTTAAAGGATCTTCCGCCTCTAAAAAGCCGGAAACATGAGAAGCCCCTTTGGATAATACGGAGAATAATACGCTTCTGTGAGAAAGAGATTTGTCTCCCGGAACTGTGATCTCTCTTCCGGAAGATTTAAGGATTCTTGGAATCATTTTGTTTCTTTAAAATTGCGTCCCTATCTATACGAGATTTTTCCATGAAGGACTCCCAATGTTTTAGGTCGAGCGGCTTTTCTGGATCCAACTCCGAAAGAAGTTTATCCAATCTATCCTTATAATCCAAAAGAGCCTTATAGATCTCTTCTTGGTTAGAAGAAAATATAGGTGACCACATTTTAGGATTAGAACCTGCAATCCGGGTCATGTCCCTAAAACCTCCGCCGGTCAAAGGCAAAGGAGAATTTTGGGTAAATTCCCTTACACACCCGTTTTCCCAAACCCAATTCGTCATCAGAGAAGAGATCAAATGAGGAACATGAGATACATAGGATAGAATTTTATCATGATCATGTGCAGGAATTTCAGTGGTAGACATTCCTAGGAATTTCCAAAATTTTTCTATCTCTGAAAATGCCTCGTCGGTCGCACCTTTCGGTCTAGTTAAAATACAAAGTCTGTTTTCATACAGATCTACATTTGCAAATTCCAGACCGGATTCTTCGGAACCGCACATCGGATGAGAAGAAACATATCTATGTTCTCCGGTCAGAACCGATTCCACTGCGTGAACGATCTCCTGCTTAGTGGAACCCATATCAGTCAAAAGACCTTTAAATCCGGAAGGAAGTTTGGAAATCACTTCGACTGTAGTATTGACCGGGACCCCGAAAACGATCAGGTCATAAGATTCCCAGTCAGGAGATTTCGAAAATTCGTCCGCAGTAAAAATTTGATCCGCTGATTTAAGACGGATCCCCTTCTCCTTACTGGAAGGTGATCCTACCACTCCCACAATTTCTGCAGAAGAGTTCTTTTTTCGTAAGGCCAAGGAGAGGGAGGCGCCCATCATTCCCAGGCCGTAAATCAGGATTCTAGAAAATTTAGTTTTCACGGGTTAGGTGGAGAGATCGGATAAGATCCCAAAATCCTAAGATAAATTGTATTTTCCTTTAAGGTGTTTAGGACCTCTTCGATCAGAGGATCCTTTTTATGACCCAAAAAATCTATGAAGAAGTTATACTCCCAGGATGTCCTGCGCGTAGGTCTGGACTCCACCTTGGTCATATTGATCCCTTTATCAAAAATAGGTTTTAATACTTTGTACAAAGATCCAGGTTTATCAGGGATAGAGAATACTACGGAAGTTTTATCATTCCCGGTAGGAGGACATTGGTTCTTGCCGATGATCAAAAACCTGGTGGTATTGTCGGACATATCTTCGATGGATTCTCGAACCAGATCCAGACCGTAAATTTCAGCAGCGATGGAAGAAGCTACTGCAGCACATGCTTCCTTCTTCTCCGCAACAATACTTGCAGCCCTGGAAGTGGAAGGTGTTTCCGAAACTTCTACATGAGGAAGGTTCGCAGCGATCCAATTCCTGCACTGTGAATTTGCGATCTTGATCCCGTACAATGTTTTGATCTTAGAAAGATCATGTTCGAATCCTAAAAGATTCAAATGTATCTTCAAATAAATTTCAGAATAAATATTTAGATCGGAAACTAAGAACTGATCCAGAGTAGAGTTCACAAGTCCTTCGGAAGAATTTTCCACAGGAACCACACCGTAATCCGCCTTATCAGTTTCCACCGCGCGAAACACTTCCGGAATAGAAGGAAATTCGGTCGCCTCTACGGAAGTCCCGAATCTTGCACGAACTGCTTGGTGAGAAAAAGATCCTTCCGGTCCAAGATAACCGATCTTTAAACCCTTCTCTACGGAGAAGGAGCCGGACATGATCTCTCTATAAATTGCGATCAACACCTTGTCCGGAAGTGGTCCTCCGTTCAGTCCAAGGATTTTTTCGTAAACGTCCTTCTCTCTATCGGGACGATAGATAGGTTCGTTATTCTCTCTTTTGATCTCTCCGATCTCTGAGGCAATCTCCGCCCTGGCCTGGATAGCCTTTACGATCTCTTTGTCCAGAGAATCGATCTTGTCCCGGAACTCTTTCAGTTTGTCGTTATTCTTGGCCATTCTCTATCAAATCATCCAGGTTTTCGAATTTCAATTCCTTCACTTCCACAGGGGCAGGTAAATCGGTCAGTTTATTTAATCCGAAATGTATTAAAAAATCTTTAGTAGTTCCGTACAATGCAGGTCTTCCGGGAACTTCCTTATTACCGACCGGCTTAACCAGTTTTTTAGATATAAGAGAAGTTACCATCGCTCGAGAAGAAACTCCTCTTATATCATCAATTTCGGATAATGTGATCGGCTGTTTATAAGCGATGATCGCCAGAGTATCCAAACTAGAACGGGAAAGTTGTTCTCTCTTCTTCTCTTTGAAAAGTTTTGCTAAAATTTCGGAATATTTTTCGTTCGTAGAAAATTGGTAAGCTCCTGCGATCTCCCTAAGAACGAAACCTCCGTCCTTCTCTTGGTAATCCAAGATCAACTCGTCTAGTATATCACGAGCTTCCTGTTTTTCGCAGTCTATGGATTTTGCGATACTGGCTAGTTTAAGCGGCTCTCCGGAAAGGAAAAGCAGCGCTTCTATCAGTCCTTTTAAGCCGGCTTTGTCGCGTTCCACGGTTCTCCCACCAAGAATATACGGATTTCGCCGAAAGTTTTGTGCTGGCGGATGGATACAATTCTCTGTTTGCAGAGCTCCAACATTGCCAGAAAGACGGCTACTATCTCGGCTTTCTCCGGCTTGACCGTAGAAAACAATTCTTCAAAGGAGATATCCGAACGTTCGACGAGCAGTTCGGAAATGGTACCCATCTTTTCCTCGACAGAATACCGGTGGGGCGCGGTAAGTAAAGCGGGAATCTCGCCTTCGTCTTCCCGTTTTTCCAAGATCTCATTAAATGCGGAGATCAGGTCTAAAAGGCTTAGATCCAGCCAGGATTCCGACTCGTCTATAACCTGATTGGTTTCTCTGGAGAATACTCCGGCCTGGACCTTGTCCACATCCCCCATTTTCTGGGCGGTTAATTGGAATTTTTTATGTTCTAGAAGTTTTTCGACCAGTTCGGGTGGAAGAGGAGGATCATAATCTTCTTCTTCGAAACCTGGATCGGGTAATAATGCTTTAGATTTGAGATAAACTAAATTAGCGGCCATAAGAGCGTATTCCGCTCCCATGTCTATATGAATACTTGCAGAAATCTTAATGAAGTTTAGAAAGTCCTGGGTGATTTGAGAAAGGGATACTTCAAATATATCCACCTTATAACTTTCGATAAGAGACCAGAGAAGACTCAAAGGTCCCTCCGTAATACCACCTTCCGAATTGTTCCATTGAACTACGAAGGATTGTGTGGCGTTTTCTCTCTCCATCTCTATGAATTCAGTGCTTTTTCTGCCGCCTGTTGCAATCTTTCAGGCGAGAAAGGTTTTACTACGAAATCCTTCACTCCCATCTTGATCGCTTTCGCAAGAAGTTCTTCCTGACCAAGAGCAGTTACCATGATGATACGTGCTTTCGGGTCTAATTTAAAAATTTCCTGGGCTGCTTCGATCCCGTCTTTTTCTCTCATGGTGATATCCATGGTGACTAGGTCCGGCTTAATCGCTTTGTACTGATCGACAGCGATGTTTCCGTTTTCGGCCTCGCCGACGATCTCATGCCCTCCGGCGACGAGTGCGTCCTTCACCATGGTCCTCATGAATTTTGCATCGTCTACTACGAGAATTCTGGCCATAATTAGTTTCCCCTTTCTTTAAGAATGGAAAGTATCCTTGATGTTATTGCGCTTACTGGTTCTACGAACTGAACCCCACCCATTTCGATGGCTTGGCGATTCATTCCGAAGATCACGGAGCTGTCCTCGTCTTGGGCGACGGTAGAAGCACCAGTCTCTCTCATTCTGAGAGTCGCCGCCGCTCCATCCTTACCCATGCCGGTCATAATCACACCGACTAAGGCGCTCCCGTATTCCCGGATTGCGCTGTCGAATAAAACTTCGACTGAGGGCCTGTGTCCATTTACCAGCGCTTCCCTACCTAAGGCAATCCATTTACGTCCTGCCTTAGATTCGATCTTTAAATGTGCATCACCCGGAGCCACGTAACCTGTACCGGGACGAACTTCTTCTCCGTCCTCGGCTTCCTTTACTGTAATTTTAGAGTGATCGTTTAAACGAGAAGCGAAAGCTTTCGTAAAACCCACAGGCATATGTTGTACGACGAAAATTGGTAGATGAAAATTCTCCGGAAAATCGGAAAAAACTGTCTGTAACGCTTTCGGACCACCTGTAGATGTCCCGATACAAACCGCTTCCACGGCTTTTTTTTCATCTTTGAAAATTTTACTTTTGACCGTATCTACGATTTTTTTGGGATCAAGGCCCGCATGACTTGGTCGTAAACTATCAAAATAAGCGAGTATCCTATTTTTGAGAACTGTTCCTATTTCTTCCGGATTAAATTGATTACTGGAAGAAGGTTTCGGAACGAAATCTATAGCTCCGTATTCTAATGCTTTGAAAGTGGCGTCCGCTCCGTGTTGTGTCAAAACGGAAAGCATCATTACCGGAATACCCAATTTTCGTTTCTGCAGTTCTTGGAGTGCGGAAAGCCCATCCATTACAGGCATCTCCACATCTAAAATTACTAAATCAGGCCGCAGTTTTGTTGCGAGCTCGATACAATCCACTCCGGTCTTACCGGTAGCTATAACTTGGATCCGACTTTCTTTTTTGATCTGGTCCGAAATAATATTTCGCACCAAAAGAGAGTCGTCTATGATCACGACCCGAATCGACCCGTCCGCGGGAGTTCCTACCACGACAAAATCCTAGTGTTTAAAATTTCGGAAGTAAATCCATGAGTTCATCGAAATCCGGAAGGAATAAAAGTACTCCTAACAGGTTGTTTCCCTCATGATTAAATTCAGTGAGCATACTTAAGAACTTAGTTCTTTCCGGTTTAACAACATCCAGAACTTCCAGGAAGGTTCCTTCCACAAGTTCCGGAACGTCCGGCATCACGCCCACTTTCGCCTTATTGGAAATAGAGTTCAAAACGGAGGCACAAACAATGTTTGCGATCTCGGACAGAACGCTCTTAGTATCATCGTCCAAAATGTCTCCACTCGGATTAGAATCCAAAAGTTCTCTGGCTAGATTTTTGGCATTCTCTCTGGAGAACATCATCAGCATATTCCCGTTCAGATCTCCGGTCATTCTGACTTTCATTCCGTAGAATTTATCGTCGGAGAAACGGATCTCGGATGCCAGACCTTCCTTATCATTCATGATAATTTCGGGAATAAACAGATCCACGTTCCTGTTCAGGATCTGAGAAAGTACCATACCGGCATTCATCATACCTGTGTTCACTACGGATTCGATCTTCTTGATCTGTTCCTTGCTTAGGTTTCCGGTGAATTCTTTAGAGTGAGAAACAGCCATGATTCTCTGTTTTTTCTGCTCCAAGAAACCTTCTATAATATGATCCGCTCTTTTTCTTTCTTCGTCGGAAACGGGAGAATCTGAGATCAACTCATTGATATGAGATCTGTAAGCTTCTTCCATTCCTTCTTTTTTAGCTGCAGGCCTTTCCAGGACTGCGGTGTTGGAAGAAAGTTCGGAAGGACTTTCAGTGGAAGTGATCAACTTTTCTTCGGAAGTGCGGATCTCCATAGTCGTCTTGATCGGAGTGGAAGAAACTTCTCTTTCGAGTTCTTCTTTTGCTACGATTACCTTTTTGGATTCTTCCGATTTTTTACGTTCGCTTTTCTTGCGGCGTTCTCTTTCTCGAGTAGTGATCTCATGTAGTTTATGATTATAAACGTTGGTAGGATTGGAAGTTTTTTGGATATACTTCTCTTCTTCCGTCTCGATGGTTCGGATCGTGCTGATACGTTTCATCGTTTCCAGATGATAGTTCACATATCTTGCATTTTCTTCCAACTCGGCGGCAAATTCCACAAGCCCCGGGATATCCAGGACCATGATGATGGTTCCGTCTCCCATGATGGAAGCGCCGGTAAGTCCCTTGATATTTTTGAAGTTTTTCTCCAAGGACTTGATGACTGTCTCGTGTTTTCCGACTAGCTCATCCACCATGAAGCCTAACTTGCGGCCCTTGTATTGTACGATAACTACCGGGAATTCTTCTCTGTCCGTTTTGTCTTGAAGACCCAAGATACGATTCAATCTGTAGATAGGAAGAACCTCTCCTCTCAAATTGATGATCTCGTTCCCTTCCAGAGTAGTGATCTGTTCGTTGTTAACCTTGATCGTTTCGTTCACTTCCGATAGAGGGAAAGCGTAAACTTCTTCTTCCATTACGATGAGGATAGAAGGAATGATCGCTAGTGCCTGAGGGAAGGATAGAACGAAAGAAGTTCCGGATCCTTTCTGAGATTGGATGAGAATTTTACCTTTGAATTCTTGGATAAGACTATTCACCACATTCATTCCGACACCACGTCCGGAGATATCCGTAATCTTATCCGCAGTGGAGAAACCTGGTGCAAAGATGAATTGATAGATATCGCTTTCTTCTAAAGCAACTGCATCCGTTTCGGACACGAGTCCCTTCTCGATCGCTTTTTTACGGATCTTATCTAGATCTAATCCGCGGCCATCGTCACGGATCTCCACCATAATATTGCTGCCACCTTGGTAGGCATTCAGTTCTACGATCCCGGTTTCAGGTTTACCTAATCTTCTTCTTTCTTCAGGAGTTTCAATACCATGATCCACGGAGTTTCGGATCAGGTGGAGAAGAGGCTCTCCCAATGCATCGATCACCTTTTTGTCCAGCTCAGTGGACTCTCCATTCAGGACCAGATCGACTGTTTTGCCTGTTTCTAAAGAAAGGTCTCGGACCAAACGAGAGAAACGACGGAACACCGTGGAGATCGGGACCATCCTGATATTCATGATACCGGATTGTAGTTCTTTGGAGATACGATTGATTAGATCTATACGGCCTTTTAGTTCATTGAATAACTGATCGTCTCCGAAAGTGCGAAGAAGATCATCGTAAATTTTTTGGAAGCCTGAGTTTGTGATCACAAGCTCGCCCACGTTATTCATGAGTTGATCCAGTTTATCGGAAGATACTTTAATACTTTTTAAAGTAACTTTAGCCTCAGTGCTTCTTTCTTCCTCGTCCAGTTGGTAGGAAGAAGAAACCCCGGTTTCAGAATAACCGCTGAGCTTATATTCCTGGATCATCAGATTTTCTACCATGTCTACGTTTGCAGCCTTAGTAAGTTCCTCTTGAGATTCCGAACTTATGATCAGTATAGAAAGATAAGGAGCCTCTGTCCCATTCTCCAATTCTTCCGCGCTTGGTTTGGTGCGAAATACTTGGCCTAAATTTTTTAGGTTTTGGACGATTAGAGTATAACGTAATCCTTTCATCGGGGAATCTTTTTTGAGTCCCACTTTTAAGAGCCAAGGTTTTCCGGTACCGTTACGAAGGATTTCTTCGATCTCTTTTTGATCGTCTGCATCCAGATCGATCCCATTGCCTGAAATTTCTTCCTGTTTTGCGACTGGAGCTGCGGATTGAGAAACGGATCTTGCACCCGCGTTAGGGGCAGAAGCCATATCCGGATTTTTTTCATAGGCTTCCAGTCTTTGGATCATATCCGTATAAGGAGTATCCACTTTTTTACCGGCGGCAACATTCACGATCACGTTCTTGATCAGATCAAAACATTGGAATAATAGATTTACTAGGGAAAGATTAACTGCAAGTTTTCCATCTCGGATACTTTGGAGAAGATTCTCCATTTTGTGAGCAAGGTCGGAAAGATTGTACAATCCGACGAAAGCAGCCGAACTTTTTAAAGAGTGAGCCGCACGGAATATATCATTGATGGTCTGAGGATCGGATTGGTCCTTTTCCAGTTTTAGAAGATTCGCATTTAGTTCTTCTATCTGGTCTTCGGACTCTTCCAAAAAGAGTTCTGTGTATTCTCCAAGTACTCCTGCCATTTACGCTTCCTCCCCTGCATAATCCATCACCTTGGAAAGATTCAAGTTCAGGATGAGAGAGTCTTCGAACTGGCTGACTGATTCTATAAGTTCGCTATAATTTACGCTCAGGTCTTCGTCCGCTTGGCTGACCTTGTCCCTGCGGATCTTAACCACTTGTTTCACCGAATCTACAAGGAGCCCCGCCCTTTTTTCTCCGGTAACAACTACAATGATCCGAGTGGAAGGAAGAATATCACAAAAACCTAATCCAAAAAGTTCCTTCAGGTCCATGATAGGAATGATCTCACCTCTCAAGTTGATCACTCCCAAGATAAAACCTTCGACATTAGGAATTCTTGTGATAGGTACCGGTTTTAGGATCTCGTGGATATAGAGAATATCGATCCCGAAAATTTCCTTATCCACTTCGAATGTAAGAAATTCCTGGATGGTATCCAGTTCTTTTTCTTCTTGGTTTAGTTCCGCGTGGTTGTTTTTATCTATGGTTTTCACCGGTTCTCCGCCACTTACTCTTTCAAAACGGAAACTTTGGGCACAAGTTTCCGGCTTAGTACATTGTCGACACGGAGCCCCCTGAAAAAGAAACTCCCAATCAAATTATCCGACTGATTTTTCTCCCATTTTCCCGGGAAAGCAATGGTTTTTTTTCTCCGTAATCACTGTACCTGCTTTCAGATCATGGGGTTCCGCGGAAAAATCGCAAGGGTATAGGTCCTCAAAAGAAAGGCCAATCATTTTTTCAGAAACTATATCCTTTAGAGAACGATCGTAAAAACCCTTTCCCCTTCCTAACCTCGCCCCGTCGGAATTCCAACCCAAGGCGGGAACTAGGATCCAATCGGCGTCTTCCGGTTGGATGAAAACTTCTCCCTCCGGTTCCAAAATGCCGAATGCACCTGGGGAAAATCCTGAGCCTGATTTAAATTCAAGTCCTGAATTTGTTACTTTTGGAAAAAATATGTCCAAACCTAAACTTCCTATCCGTAAAGAAGGGCCTAACGGTAGAAAAGGAGAAATTTCAAAATCATCCGCAACATAGGAGATGATTTTTAATTGGGTGGAAGATGAGCTATGTCTCAGAAATTCCAGAAGATTGGAGCGGATACTTTCTTCTTTTTCCTTCCTGGAAGGAACTCCCAAGAGAATAGATTTACTTTTTTTTCTGGCTTCCGATTTAGAAACCAAATCAAAGATCTCCGATCAAACCTTCTTCCAAAAGAGTGATCAATTTTTTGGTCTTTTCTTCCGCTTCGGGAGAAGAAGGTCCCGAGTCGCCTGTTTGGTTTTTAGATTGTTCCAATTCGTCCGCGAAGTTTAAAGCAGCGAGTACCGCGAGTTTCAATTTAGGTGCGTTAGGCATTCCCAGTTGTAACTCACGGATCTTTCGGTCCACCAATTCGGCGAGCCTATGGATATACTCCGGATCGGTATCGCCTACAATGGTATAGTCGTCGCCCAGTATACGAGCTTTGACTCTCTCACTCATAAAAATTACTTAGGATCGTCTTCGATGACTAAGAAGTCGTCGTCTTCATCCGCATCGAATACACTGATCGCGTCATCATCGTCTTCGATAATGATATCATCATCGTCGACAGAAACAGGGCTGAAGTCGTCGATAGGTTCGTCGGTGATGATGATCTCGTCGTCTCCTCCGGAAGAATCGGAAGATTCAGTTAGAACGGAAATATCATCGTCTTCGTCGTCTAGAAGAATGATCTCATCGTCTTCGTTAAAATCCTCTTCCGAAGAATCTCTAACTACTGAAGGAGCAGCAGAAGCCGCCGCTCCAGCAACTGCACCCGCCGCAGCACCGCTAGCAAAAGAAGAAGTCGAACTAGGCTTAGGTGAAGTAGAAGGAGAGGAAGATCCGCTGCCGGAAGCAGGAAGACCATCCAAACGTCCCAGAAGCTGATTGATCTTAGCTTCGAGTGCACGTTCTCTTTCTTTGATCCCTTCCAACTCTGCATTCGCTTTTTGGAGTTGTTCGCGAAGAGAAGAAAGTTCTTTCTCTTTCTCTTCCATCGCCAGTTTCATCTGGTCGTTTTCCGCGCGAAGAGATTCGTTTTCTGTTTCCAGGCGACCGTTTTCCGCCCGAAGGTCGCTAATGAGTTCGAGTGCTTTTAGGACTTTACTCTCGAGCTCCTCAATTGTCTCCATAGTTAACATAATGCGAACCTCGTTCTCCTTAGTTGGAGTGGTTTATTTTATAAAATTACACTTAGAGCGAAATTCCGCCTAAATATTTGTGACCTGCCTAATCGGCAAAATCCATCCCATTTTTCATCTTTCTCAAAAAGAGAAAAACCTTTTTTTCTAAAAACAAAGAAAGCCCGTAGAATTACGGGCTTTTTACAAGAGGAAGGATCCGTAACCGAACCCTTCCTAAGGGCGAAAAATCTTACGCCGCTACCTTGATTTTTTCAACTAGAGCGTTGAAAGTTTCTTTGTCGTTGAACGCAAGTTCTGCCAAGGCCTTTCTGTCCAAGGAAATATTGGCTTTTTTCAGTCCATACATGAACTGAGAATAAGAAAGTCCAGCTTCACGAGCAGCAGCATTGATACGGATAATCCAAAGTTTGCGGAAATCACGTTTTTTTGCTCTTCTGTCTCTGTACGCCCACTGACCCGCTTTCATCACTGCGGATTTCGCAGTTCTGTAAAGTTTAGATCTGGCTCCTCTAAAACCTTTTGCGGTTTTTAGGATTTTTTTACGACGATTCTTGTGTATGGTTCCGTTTGTTGCGCGTGGCATTATCGAACTCCGTAAGGCATGAGTCTAACGATTGCTTTCCAATCCGCATCCACTACCAAGGTCATTCCTCTAAGACGACGACGTCTTTTAGGTCCTTTTTTGGTAAGAATGTGACGGGTGTTCATACTCTTCCGTTTTATTTTATTATTTTTGGAAAACTTGAACCGTTTAGCTGCGGCTCTATTTGTTTTAAGCTTAGGCATTTCCCCTACCTCGATAATTCCTGAATATTTACTCTATTGCTTTGCAGCAAGAGGTGTGATAACTACAACGATTTGGCGGCCGTCTAACACTGGTTCTCTTTCCGGAGTACCGACCGATTTCAAATCTTCTACCATTCGATTGACTACGTTCATCCCGAGTTCGGAGTGCATCATTTCACGACCGCGAAAGCGAAGGCTGACTTTAACTTTGTCCCCTTTTTGAAGAAACTCCACTGCGTGGCGTTTTTTAATATCGTAATCATGTTGTTCGATCCTTGGACGGATCTTCACTTCTTTCACGTTGATTACGTGCTGTTTCTTCTTAGCTTCCTTACTCTTTTTAAGTAGTTCGAACTTATATTTACCGTAATCGATGATCTTGCAGACGTGAATCTCTTGGTCACCTGATACTTCCACCAGATCCAAGTTTTCTTCTTTAGCGCGCCGTAAAGCCTCGTCAAAAGAAACGATCATTACACCGTCATCCGACACCAATCTTACCTGGGATACCCCTGTAATTTTCTCATTAATTCTATGAGTAAATAGCTTATCGGTGGGTTTCGGTTGAGGCCTCTTCTGCATTCAATCTCCGGTTTTTTCCAATTTTTTGGCTAGTAGGCTAGCTTTCAAGCGATTTTCTCTGCAGATAGCCTAGTACATCAAGTAGAATTTAGTTCGGGAGACACAGAGATGAGGGAGACGCAAAGTTTTTTTCTCACGCAGAGACACAGAGCCGCAGAGGGTAAATTAAAACCAAAAACTCTCTGCGCCTTGGCGACTCTGCGTGCCAATCGTTCTGCGTCTTACAAACCCTCTGCGACCTCTTTTTCGAGAAGGGCCTGGAAGTCGGAATATGACATAGAAATTGTTTCTTCTGAGCCTCGTTTTCGGACCGCAACTGTGCCTGAATCCTTCTCCTTTTGGCCCAATACCAGTAGGTAATTTGCCTTTTTCAGGATAGAATCTCGGATCTTGGCGCCTATCTTTTCATTTCTGAAATCAGCTTCCGCCCTAAAACCGGATTCGATCAGATTTTTCAGGATCTCGGATCCATATTCCTGCACATTTTCAGTTACGGTTAGAACGCGTATTTGGTTCGGAGAGATCCAAAGTGGGAACTTACCTTCGAAATGTTCTATTAATATCCCAATAAATCTTTCCAAGGAACCATAGATCGCTCTGTGGATCATTACAGGTCTTTTTTTAGCTCCGTCAGAATCGGTATAATCCAACTCGAAACGATCCGGCATGGAGAAGTCTATCTGGACGGTTCCACATTGCCACATCCTTCCAATAGAATCCTTGATATTAAATTCTATCTTAGGTCCGTAGAATGCACCTTCTCCTTCTTTAATGGAGAATGGGATATTTCTTTTTTCCAATGCTTGTTGGAGAGCGTTAGTAGCAAACTCCCAATCTTCGTCCTTACCTTGGGACTTTTCGGGACGAGTAGCGATATAAGTTTTGAATTCTTGGAATCCGAACTTCTTATACACATTGAAGGTGAAGTCTATGATATCTAATACTTCAGTTTCCAGATATTCCAAAGGTGCATAGATATGCGCATCATCTTGGGTGAATGCTCTTACTCTGAAAAGTCCGTGAAGAACTCCGTGTAATTCATGACGATGCACACTTCCTAATTCAGCGAATCTTAGAGGAAGTTCTCTATAAGAATGAAGATGGTGTTTGTAGATC from Leptospira dzoumogneensis harbors:
- the aroA gene encoding 3-phosphoshikimate 1-carboxyvinyltransferase, which codes for MIPRILKSSGREITVPGDKSLSHRSVLFSVLSKGASHVSGFLEAEDPLNTMKAFTQLGLKVEKISKGEYVFTSPGKNALQSPKEVLDFGNAGTGIRLSAGLLCGLQGIKAILTGDHSLQKRPMSRIIKPLNSMGASISGKEDKAPLEILGKKLSDFRYKSPIASAQVKSCLMLAAMASETSLEYEEEILSRDHTENMFRFLGNKLNFISPTHFKMEPPYIFEAKEFKVPGDISSAAFFLVLGVLLKEGSVLVKNVGLNPSRIGILHALEAMGAKILVHNKRIECGEPVGDLEAVSSNLCYAEIKEEWIPSLIDEIPILTIAGLFAKGGFIIRHAEELRAKESDRISAMVENLRNLGITVHEYPDGYEIPEINSSVNSSELSSWLSGNSVDIFTKMDHRIAMSFMILKAVSGLEIRPDETSWIETSFPGFESLLEGFVR
- a CDS encoding prephenate dehydrogenase produces the protein MKTKFSRILIYGLGMMGASLSLALRKKNSSAEIVGVVGSPSSKEKGIRLKSADQIFTADEFSKSPDWESYDLIVFGVPVNTTVEVISKLPSGFKGLLTDMGSTKQEIVHAVESVLTGEHRYVSSHPMCGSEESGLEFANVDLYENRLCILTRPKGATDEAFSEIEKFWKFLGMSTTEIPAHDHDKILSYVSHVPHLISSLMTNWVWENGCVREFTQNSPLPLTGGGFRDMTRIAGSNPKMWSPIFSSNQEEIYKALLDYKDRLDKLLSELDPEKPLDLKHWESFMEKSRIDRDAILKKQNDSKNP
- the pheA gene encoding prephenate dehydratase, translating into MAKNNDKLKEFRDKIDSLDKEIVKAIQARAEIASEIGEIKRENNEPIYRPDREKDVYEKILGLNGGPLPDKVLIAIYREIMSGSFSVEKGLKIGYLGPEGSFSHQAVRARFGTSVEATEFPSIPEVFRAVETDKADYGVVPVENSSEGLVNSTLDQFLVSDLNIYSEIYLKIHLNLLGFEHDLSKIKTLYGIKIANSQCRNWIAANLPHVEVSETPSTSRAASIVAEKKEACAAVASSIAAEIYGLDLVRESIEDMSDNTTRFLIIGKNQCPPTGNDKTSVVFSIPDKPGSLYKVLKPIFDKGINMTKVESRPTRRTSWEYNFFIDFLGHKKDPLIEEVLNTLKENTIYLRILGSYPISPPNP
- the scpB gene encoding SMC-Scp complex subunit ScpB; amino-acid sequence: MIEALLFLSGEPLKLASIAKSIDCEKQEARDILDELILDYQEKDGGFVLREIAGAYQFSTNEKYSEILAKLFKEKKREQLSRSSLDTLAIIAYKQPITLSEIDDIRGVSSRAMVTSLISKKLVKPVGNKEVPGRPALYGTTKDFLIHFGLNKLTDLPAPVEVKELKFENLDDLIENGQE
- a CDS encoding segregation and condensation protein A, with translation MERENATQSFVVQWNNSEGGITEGPLSLLWSLIESYKVDIFEVSLSQITQDFLNFIKISASIHIDMGAEYALMAANLVYLKSKALLPDPGFEEEDYDPPLPPELVEKLLEHKKFQLTAQKMGDVDKVQAGVFSRETNQVIDESESWLDLSLLDLISAFNEILEKREDEGEIPALLTAPHRYSVEEKMGTISELLVERSDISFEELFSTVKPEKAEIVAVFLAMLELCKQRIVSIRQHKTFGEIRIFLVGEPWNATKPA
- a CDS encoding response regulator codes for the protein MARILVVDDAKFMRTMVKDALVAGGHEIVGEAENGNIAVDQYKAIKPDLVTMDITMREKDGIEAAQEIFKLDPKARIIMVTALGQEELLAKAIKMGVKDFVVKPFSPERLQQAAEKALNS